The Syntrophorhabdaceae bacterium genomic sequence AATCTCCCCGTTATCTCTTCGCTGGGAGGTCTCGTTACCGTGTTTAACTGGACCTTGTCGGCATGTATTGAATCAATGACCTCTTTGATCTTCCTTAGTTCCTCTTTATCATCATTAATATCTTTTACCAGCATAATTTCAAGCCACACCTGGCCCCGATAGTCTCTTCTTAAAAGCTCGAGGCCCGATATTATTGACTGGATCTCTATCATCAGGTGCGGCCTGTTAATGTACCGAAATATATCCTCACTTACTGCGTCCAGTGACGGCAGAACTACATCAACCCCTGAAAGGTCCTTTCGCACATCTTCCTGAGACAATAAAGCACCGCTCGTGATAACCGAGATGGGAATATCAACCGATCTTTTTATTTCATCGATCATCAGACCCAGGTCTGAGTTTAACGTGGGTTCACCGGAACCCGAAAATGTTATGTAATCTATATGATCTGATGTGTTTACCTTCTCTATGACCTCGCTGACGATCTTATAAGGATCAAAAAAACTTTTTCTTTCAATCTCATGGTTCGTGGTTTTACCGATCTGGCAATAGATACAGTCGAAACAGCAATACTTACCAGGAATAATATCCACCCCCAGAGAGAATCCCAGCCTTCTCGACGGAACGGGTCCGAAAACATATCTGCTCACGGCAAGATATTAAACAATTCCCGCCTGAAATGAAATATAAATCATGTACTGGCTTAATATTGACTTTTCAATTATAATATACTAAAAGTTAGACGCACGGGCGATTAGCTCAGATGGTTAGAGCGCTGGTCTCACATACCAGAGGTCGTTGGTTCGAATCCAATATCGCCCACCATCTTATTCCCAGGGGGCCCAATGTCAGGACATAGCAAATGGAGTTCTATCAAGCACAAGAAAGGCGCCGCTGATGCTAAAAGAGGGAAGATCTTTACAAAACTCATAAAGGAGATAAC encodes the following:
- a CDS encoding radical SAM protein, translated to MSRYVFGPVPSRRLGFSLGVDIIPGKYCCFDCIYCQIGKTTNHEIERKSFFDPYKIVSEVIEKVNTSDHIDYITFSGSGEPTLNSDLGLMIDEIKRSVDIPISVITSGALLSQEDVRKDLSGVDVVLPSLDAVSEDIFRYINRPHLMIEIQSIISGLELLRRDYRGQVWLEIMLVKDINDDKEELRKIKEVIDSIHADKVQLNTVTRPPSEEITGRLTREELEEVCEFFGDTCEIISTFEKAPVQHEEKEWSKTVLDILKRRSLSLDDIVKITGISFYKAKNRLKLMENEGRIKSYHFHDTIYYMINR